A single region of the Armatimonadota bacterium genome encodes:
- a CDS encoding radical SAM protein, producing the protein MHRQTDVSERYLLPARSFEPAYLALHRRGELQRRAEEAIASLRECRVCPRNCGVNRLADEKGICRTGRYARVSSYFPHHGEEDCLRGWNGSGTIFFSWCNLRCVFCQNSDLSHRGEGVEVSPEHLAGMMLSLQRMGCHNINLVTPEHVVPQVLEALVLAVEGGLRLPIVYNTSAYDGMESLHLLDGVVDIYMPDFKIWDPEKAHRYLKARDYPEVARKAIQEMHRQVGVLKFDENGLAKRGLLVRHLVMPGGVAGTEHILRFLAEQVAPDTYVNVMAQYHPAGMVSSERYPEIHRRITAQEYWHAVRLAEQLGLRLDERA; encoded by the coding sequence ATGCATCGCCAGACGGATGTTTCGGAACGATACCTGCTCCCCGCGCGGAGCTTTGAACCCGCCTACCTGGCTCTGCACCGCAGGGGTGAGCTGCAACGGAGAGCGGAGGAGGCGATCGCCTCGCTCAGGGAGTGTCGTGTCTGTCCGCGCAACTGCGGCGTGAACCGCCTGGCAGACGAAAAAGGCATCTGTCGTACGGGCAGATACGCCCGCGTGTCCAGCTATTTCCCTCATCATGGCGAAGAGGACTGTCTGCGCGGATGGAACGGCAGCGGTACCATCTTCTTCTCCTGGTGCAACCTGCGCTGTGTGTTCTGCCAGAACAGCGATCTCAGCCATCGTGGAGAAGGCGTGGAAGTGTCTCCCGAGCATCTGGCGGGCATGATGCTTTCTCTGCAGCGCATGGGCTGCCACAATATCAACCTCGTCACACCCGAGCATGTGGTACCGCAGGTGCTGGAGGCGCTAGTGCTGGCGGTAGAAGGCGGTTTGCGCTTGCCTATCGTGTACAACACCTCCGCCTACGATGGCATGGAGAGCCTGCACCTGCTGGATGGCGTGGTGGACATCTATATGCCCGATTTCAAGATATGGGACCCGGAGAAAGCGCACCGATACCTCAAAGCGCGGGACTACCCGGAGGTTGCCCGAAAGGCGATCCAGGAGATGCACCGGCAGGTCGGTGTGCTGAAGTTCGACGAGAACGGCCTCGCGAAGCGAGGGCTGCTGGTGCGTCATCTGGTCATGCCGGGCGGGGTGGCGGGGACGGAGCACATTCTGCGTTTTCTCGCCGAGCAGGTTGCGCCGGATACCTATGTGAACGTGATGGCGCAGTACCACCCCGCAGGCATGGTCTCCTCCGAACGGTACCCTGAAATCCACCGTCGCATCACCGCCCAGGAATACTGGCACGCGGTGCGCCTGGCGGAGCAGCTGGGCTTACGTCTGGATGAAAGGGCGTAA
- the proB gene encoding glutamate 5-kinase encodes MAHRRIVVKVGTSTLTDENGTLDRVYIASLAMQCAAEHRSGTDVVIVSSGAIRAGIDQWENYAGQPAQPLARAAMPLKQAMAAIGQPLLMQAYLAAFAAYDVPVAQVLLTREDFGERQRFLHARNTLQQLLRMGVVPIINENDTVATEEIRFGDNDTLAAMVASLLDADLLILLSDVEGLYERDERGRYTRLVRQVHRLDEHIWRMARGSSSRVGTGGMMTKLQAAQIATTSGVTMVIAHGRHEGIIHQICHGRDFVGTVFHPLPRKLCHRKRWLAYGLPAAGAIIVNEGAKQRILADGKSLLPAGVLRGEGHFQPQQVVEVRDESGAVFARGFTNYSSDELVRIAGCQTSQIEQKLGFKRADEVIHRDNLVLVYSAG; translated from the coding sequence ATGGCTCATCGAAGGATTGTCGTGAAGGTTGGAACGAGCACACTGACGGATGAAAACGGTACGTTAGACCGTGTGTACATCGCCTCGCTGGCGATGCAGTGTGCTGCGGAACATCGCTCGGGCACGGACGTGGTCATCGTGAGCTCCGGTGCCATCCGTGCAGGTATCGACCAGTGGGAAAACTATGCGGGTCAACCCGCCCAACCCCTGGCACGCGCAGCCATGCCTCTCAAACAGGCAATGGCAGCTATTGGACAGCCCCTGCTCATGCAGGCGTATCTGGCAGCCTTTGCAGCCTACGATGTACCCGTCGCACAGGTGTTGCTCACCCGCGAGGATTTCGGCGAGCGACAGCGCTTCTTGCACGCCCGCAACACCCTCCAGCAACTGCTCAGGATGGGCGTCGTCCCCATCATTAACGAGAACGACACCGTTGCCACCGAGGAGATTCGCTTCGGCGATAACGACACGCTGGCGGCAATGGTGGCTTCCCTGCTGGATGCCGACCTGCTGATTCTGCTTTCGGACGTGGAGGGGCTGTATGAGCGAGACGAACGCGGGCGGTACACCCGGCTGGTGCGCCAGGTGCATCGGCTGGATGAGCACATCTGGCGTATGGCGCGCGGCAGCAGCTCGCGCGTGGGCACCGGTGGCATGATGACCAAACTGCAGGCAGCGCAGATTGCCACCACCTCCGGCGTGACGATGGTCATCGCGCACGGCAGGCACGAGGGCATCATCCATCAAATCTGTCACGGGCGCGATTTCGTGGGCACAGTGTTCCATCCTCTGCCCCGCAAGTTGTGTCACCGTAAACGCTGGCTGGCGTATGGTCTACCGGCTGCAGGGGCGATTATCGTCAACGAGGGAGCCAAACAGCGTATCCTCGCCGATGGCAAAAGCCTGCTGCCTGCCGGGGTGTTACGTGGTGAAGGGCACTTCCAGCCTCAACAGGTGGTGGAGGTGCGCGACGAGAGCGGCGCGGTGTTCGCACGGGGCTTTACGAACTACAGCAGCGACGAACTGGTGCGCATCGCAGGTTGCCAGACCTCGCAGATTGAGCAGAAGCTCGGTTTCAAACGCGCCGACGAGGTAATACACCGCGATAACCTGGTGCTGGTGTACAGCGCAGGGTGA
- the obg gene encoding GTPase Obg — MFVDEVTIEVQAGDGGNGCVAFRREKYVPRGGPSGGDGGRGGDVVLVADERLTTLLDYHFQRHYRAERGGNGGSNLRHGKHGQHCELRVPVGTVVYDEETGEWLADLIQPGQRVVVARGGRGGHGNAYFANPSQQTPRFAEKGEPGERRRLRLELKLLADVGLVGYPNVGKSTLISRISAAKPKVADYPFTTLVPHLGVVFVEPGRSFVVADLPGLIEGAHAGEGLGHQFLRHVERCRVLVHMLDISGMTGRDPLQDFEVIQRELELYNPDLLRRPMVVALNKADIAPAELRNHVRDALREKGYPVHVLSAATGEGVPSLVYHLAELLDSIPPPATPVEEMVVIRAPRQDERAWHVEQTGEREFTVQGKGIERLVKMTDLENEEAVRRLHRKLERIGVLQRLREAGIQHGDTVRIGDEEFDFVDEEHWEAS; from the coding sequence ATGTTTGTCGACGAAGTCACCATCGAGGTTCAGGCTGGAGACGGCGGGAACGGCTGCGTCGCTTTCCGGCGGGAGAAGTATGTGCCGCGCGGCGGTCCCTCTGGCGGGGACGGTGGGCGCGGCGGCGATGTGGTGCTCGTCGCGGACGAACGCTTAACCACCCTGCTGGACTACCACTTTCAGCGCCACTACCGCGCCGAACGGGGAGGCAACGGCGGCAGCAACCTGCGCCATGGCAAGCATGGTCAGCACTGTGAACTGCGCGTGCCGGTCGGCACGGTGGTCTATGACGAAGAGACCGGCGAGTGGCTGGCAGACCTGATTCAACCCGGACAGCGAGTGGTGGTGGCACGGGGAGGTCGTGGCGGACATGGCAACGCCTACTTCGCCAACCCGTCCCAGCAGACCCCACGCTTCGCCGAGAAGGGCGAGCCGGGCGAGCGGCGCAGGCTTCGGCTGGAGCTGAAACTGCTGGCAGATGTGGGGCTGGTCGGCTATCCCAATGTGGGCAAATCCACCCTCATCTCCCGTATCTCCGCTGCCAAGCCCAAAGTTGCCGACTATCCCTTCACCACCCTCGTGCCCCATCTGGGGGTTGTTTTCGTGGAGCCGGGGCGCAGCTTCGTGGTGGCAGACCTGCCCGGCTTGATTGAAGGTGCGCACGCGGGCGAGGGACTGGGGCATCAGTTCCTGCGCCACGTGGAGCGATGCCGCGTGCTGGTGCACATGCTGGACATTTCTGGCATGACGGGACGCGACCCGTTGCAGGATTTTGAGGTGATTCAGCGCGAATTGGAACTCTACAACCCCGACTTGCTGCGCCGGCCGATGGTGGTTGCGCTCAATAAGGCGGATATCGCACCTGCCGAACTCAGAAACCACGTGCGAGACGCCCTGCGCGAGAAGGGTTATCCGGTGCATGTCCTCTCCGCCGCGACGGGAGAGGGGGTGCCATCACTGGTATACCATCTGGCAGAGCTGCTGGACTCTATTCCCCCACCGGCAACGCCTGTCGAGGAGATGGTAGTGATTCGTGCCCCACGACAGGATGAACGGGCGTGGCATGTGGAGCAGACGGGAGAGCGTGAGTTCACGGTACAGGGCAAAGGCATCGAGCGTCTGGTCAAAATGACCGATTTAGAGAACGAGGAAGCCGTGCGTCGCCTGCACCGCAAGCTGGAACGCATCGGTGTGCTGCAACGCTTGCGTGAAGCTGGCATCCAGCACGGAGATACGGTGCGCATCGGTGACGAGGAGTTTGACTTTGTAGACGAGGAGCACTGGGAAGCCTCATAA
- the rpmA gene encoding 50S ribosomal protein L27, translating to MAHKKGVGSSRNGRDSKSKRLGVKEYAGEFVKAGSIIIRQRGTKFKPGKNVGMGGDYTLFALVDGVVKYESHDKKNRRVSVVPVAEAVTA from the coding sequence TTGGCACACAAGAAAGGCGTCGGAAGTTCCCGCAACGGGCGAGATAGCAAATCGAAGCGGCTTGGCGTGAAGGAATACGCCGGCGAGTTCGTGAAGGCGGGAAGCATCATCATCCGCCAGAGAGGCACCAAATTCAAGCCCGGCAAAAACGTGGGCATGGGCGGCGATTACACGCTGTTCGCGCTGGTGGACGGAGTCGTGAAATACGAGAGCCACGACAAGAAGAACCGGCGGGTGAGCGTGGTGCCTGTGGCGGAAGCTGTGACTGCTTAA
- the rplU gene encoding 50S ribosomal protein L21 encodes MVAVVQTGGKQYKVEPNTILRVEKLPVEEGQTVELTEVLLVQDDNGLRVGTPTVPNAKVVAEVVRHVKAKKIIGFTYKPKKNERRRYGHRQWQTVLRVQSIEA; translated from the coding sequence ATGGTCGCTGTAGTCCAGACAGGTGGAAAACAATATAAGGTAGAGCCGAATACGATACTGCGCGTGGAGAAACTGCCTGTGGAAGAGGGGCAGACCGTTGAGCTGACCGAGGTACTGCTGGTGCAGGACGACAACGGCCTGCGCGTGGGCACCCCGACGGTACCGAACGCAAAGGTGGTGGCGGAAGTGGTACGCCACGTCAAGGCGAAGAAGATTATCGGGTTCACCTATAAACCCAAAAAGAACGAGCGACGCCGCTACGGACATCGGCAGTGGCAGACCGTTCTTCGCGTGCAGAGCATCGAAGCGTAG
- a CDS encoding carbohydrate-binding protein has translation MKVISSSQIAFQPVVTEGARGAHIKELITDRDGAPTFAMRLFEIAPGGNTPLHQHPWEHEVFILSGQGELRGQNESHPFREGDAVFVPPNELHTFVNTGEQPLRLLCMIPVQQPCCR, from the coding sequence ATGAAGGTCATCTCATCCTCGCAAATTGCTTTTCAACCGGTTGTGACAGAAGGCGCTCGCGGGGCGCACATCAAGGAACTGATCACCGACCGTGACGGCGCTCCGACCTTTGCCATGCGCCTGTTCGAGATCGCCCCGGGTGGGAACACGCCGTTGCATCAGCACCCTTGGGAGCACGAGGTGTTCATCCTGAGCGGGCAGGGCGAACTGCGTGGACAAAACGAAAGCCACCCGTTCCGCGAAGGGGATGCGGTATTTGTGCCCCCGAACGAACTACACACCTTTGTCAACACGGGGGAGCAGCCGCTGCGATTGCTGTGCATGATCCCTGTGCAACAACCCTGCTGTCGATAA
- a CDS encoding carbohydrate deacetylase: MAQEVSLAVRLGFKPTDKVLIVNADDVGMSYAANQATIQGMEKGLITAGSIMVPCPWFLQIAEYARTHPKADFGIHLTHTSEWKYYRWGPVGDRCKLKGLIDPQGYLWNDVPQVYANATPEQAMIEARVQIKMAMDHGIDITHLDSHMGTLQYSDKYFYEVYVPLAKEFNLPVRMGSQELLAQFGYPDMRQKVLEQGILFPDYLIHGGRKPGESVTQYWKRMLRELKPGVTELYIHPALPTEEMQHIAGSWKDRAEEFRLFTTDAEIRRILKEQDVKLIGWRVIRDLQRRENRIR; this comes from the coding sequence ATGGCACAAGAGGTTTCGCTCGCTGTCAGACTAGGATTTAAACCGACCGATAAGGTGCTTATCGTGAACGCCGACGACGTAGGCATGAGCTATGCTGCCAACCAGGCAACCATTCAGGGCATGGAAAAGGGCTTGATCACTGCGGGCTCTATCATGGTACCCTGTCCCTGGTTCCTGCAGATCGCCGAATACGCCCGCACTCATCCCAAAGCGGATTTCGGTATCCACCTCACCCACACCAGCGAATGGAAGTACTATCGCTGGGGACCTGTGGGCGACCGATGCAAACTGAAAGGCTTGATCGACCCACAAGGCTATCTGTGGAACGATGTACCGCAGGTGTATGCAAACGCTACCCCCGAGCAGGCCATGATAGAAGCACGTGTCCAGATCAAGATGGCGATGGACCACGGCATCGACATCACCCATCTGGACTCGCACATGGGCACTCTGCAGTACAGCGACAAGTACTTCTACGAGGTGTACGTGCCCCTGGCGAAGGAGTTCAACCTGCCGGTGCGCATGGGCTCGCAGGAACTGCTGGCACAGTTCGGCTATCCCGATATGCGCCAGAAGGTGCTGGAGCAGGGCATCCTGTTCCCCGACTACCTGATACATGGGGGGCGCAAACCGGGCGAAAGCGTGACCCAGTACTGGAAGCGGATGTTGCGCGAGCTGAAGCCAGGCGTCACCGAACTGTACATTCACCCGGCTCTACCTACTGAAGAGATGCAGCACATCGCCGGCTCCTGGAAAGATCGCGCTGAGGAGTTTCGCCTGTTCACCACCGACGCGGAGATACGACGTATTCTCAAGGAGCAGGATGTGAAGTTGATTGGCTGGCGTGTGATCCGCGACCTGCAGCGGAGAGAAAATCGGATTCGTTGA
- the doc gene encoding death-on-curing protein has protein sequence MEPVWLRKELVLVVHRRQVLQHGGTLGIRDEGLLESALARPRQIFAYEPEADIAWLAAAYAWGIVRAHPFVDGNKRTALVACRVFLRLNGYDLVASADEKYAMFIGIASGAVSEEEWVQWLRERIVRIGEG, from the coding sequence ATGGAACCGGTCTGGTTACGCAAGGAGCTGGTGCTGGTCGTGCATCGCAGGCAGGTTCTGCAGCACGGAGGCACACTGGGCATACGCGACGAGGGTTTGCTGGAATCTGCGCTGGCGCGTCCTCGTCAGATATTCGCTTATGAGCCGGAAGCCGATATAGCCTGGTTAGCAGCGGCGTATGCATGGGGCATTGTGCGCGCCCATCCCTTTGTGGACGGCAACAAACGCACGGCTCTGGTGGCATGCAGGGTCTTTCTGCGTTTGAATGGTTATGACCTGGTGGCGTCGGCAGACGAGAAGTATGCGATGTTTATAGGCATTGCCTCTGGTGCGGTTTCTGAGGAGGAATGGGTGCAGTGGCTGCGGGAGCGCATCGTTCGGATAGGAGAGGGGTAG